From Sinorhizobium sp. RAC02, a single genomic window includes:
- a CDS encoding amino acid ABC transporter substrate-binding protein, with translation MTLTKTLTAALVFTLASTAAYAETIRIGSSLPITGGLSVSGEKHKRGYELCTQLINAGGGILGKQVELIVSDNRSDPATAINQYERFINVDKVDAVYGTFSSRLTFPVAAILSKYNMVHAVPSGGALRIYEQGYKNLFYFQVSAAEYAGKDVTAVIHDLIPAGEGPKNAAIVSADDFFANAIATGLTGEKVMDPATGKEIADLAPGYLAKEGIKVVMQEKWPEEGFNDWLNLANSIKRSGAEMVIGLTASAEEAVQLTRSLKTVGATPKLVYLSQGAQSEFVEGVGESAADGVMIHTNWHKDAPFESTLAGKPFTNGDFVKAFSAAYGVEPDEDSAIPFAVCQGIEQAIAGAGTTDNAKMGEWLHTRTKDAPVRTVLGRFTWDARGLAQDKSHIMVQWQDGDLKFVAPRGEFDGITPFRYPKAGF, from the coding sequence ATGACATTGACGAAAACCCTGACGGCCGCCCTGGTATTCACGCTGGCGAGCACGGCGGCCTATGCCGAAACGATCCGTATCGGCTCCTCGCTGCCGATCACCGGTGGCCTGTCGGTTAGCGGCGAAAAACACAAGCGCGGCTATGAGCTATGTACGCAGCTCATCAATGCCGGCGGCGGCATTCTGGGCAAGCAGGTCGAGCTGATCGTCAGCGACAACCGTTCCGACCCCGCCACCGCCATCAACCAGTATGAGCGCTTCATCAATGTCGACAAGGTTGATGCCGTCTACGGCACCTTTTCCAGCCGCCTGACCTTCCCGGTCGCGGCAATTCTCTCGAAATACAACATGGTGCATGCGGTTCCTTCGGGCGGCGCGCTGCGCATCTATGAACAGGGCTACAAGAACCTGTTCTATTTCCAGGTGAGTGCCGCCGAATATGCCGGCAAGGACGTGACCGCGGTCATCCATGATCTCATTCCGGCCGGCGAGGGGCCGAAGAACGCGGCGATCGTTTCGGCCGATGACTTCTTCGCCAATGCCATCGCCACAGGCCTCACCGGTGAAAAGGTCATGGACCCCGCGACCGGCAAGGAGATCGCCGACCTCGCTCCAGGCTACCTCGCCAAGGAAGGCATCAAGGTGGTGATGCAGGAGAAATGGCCGGAGGAGGGGTTCAACGACTGGCTGAACCTCGCCAACTCGATCAAGCGCTCCGGCGCAGAGATGGTCATCGGCCTGACGGCCTCGGCGGAAGAGGCCGTGCAGCTCACCCGCAGCCTGAAGACCGTCGGCGCGACGCCGAAACTGGTCTATCTCAGCCAGGGCGCGCAGAGCGAATTCGTCGAGGGTGTCGGTGAATCCGCGGCCGATGGCGTGATGATCCACACCAACTGGCACAAGGATGCCCCCTTCGAAAGCACGCTCGCCGGCAAACCGTTTACCAACGGCGATTTCGTGAAGGCCTTCTCCGCTGCCTACGGCGTAGAGCCGGACGAGGACAGCGCCATTCCCTTCGCCGTCTGCCAGGGCATCGAACAGGCGATCGCCGGCGCGGGCACGACGGACAATGCCAAGATGGGCGAATGGCTGCACACCCGCACCAAGGACGCGCCTGTGCGCACGGTGCTCGGTCGCTTCACCTGGGACGCCCGGGGCCTTGCGCAGGACAAGTCGCACATCATGGTCCAATGGCAGGACGGCGACCTGAAATTCGTCGCGCCCAGGGGCGAATTCGACGGCATCACGCCCTTCCGCTACCCCAAGGCCGGGTTCTGA
- a CDS encoding LacI family DNA-binding transcriptional regulator, which produces MMKKRITLKDIARETGVHVSTVSRALDPVERKAITEEVAARVQAAAEKLGYRPNRIAAGLRTNRTLTVGVMIPDITNLIFPPILRGIESVLEPLGYASIIVNTDSEREREVRLLDVLRDRGVDGIIHAAVLRSDPSIARAAEDGLPVVTLNRRVESSSIPYVINDEDGGICEMLRHLRALGHRRIAHIAGPQDLSTGQLRLAAFRTAAADQALGVDENLIVTATRFDEQDGARCMAALLASGVPFTAVLCANDRLALGAIEALRARGIDCPREISVTGFNDMPMLDLIRPRLTTVRIEQYGAGQVAAKTLLRLLNADDPKDVPVETIMPVELVIRDSTAPAPS; this is translated from the coding sequence ATGATGAAAAAACGAATTACCCTGAAGGACATAGCCCGGGAGACCGGCGTGCATGTATCGACGGTCTCCCGGGCACTTGACCCCGTGGAGCGCAAGGCCATCACCGAGGAGGTCGCTGCACGCGTACAGGCGGCCGCGGAAAAACTCGGCTACCGGCCGAACCGCATCGCCGCGGGGCTCAGGACCAACCGCACGCTGACGGTCGGCGTGATGATCCCGGACATTACCAACCTGATCTTTCCGCCGATCCTACGCGGCATCGAGAGCGTGCTCGAACCGCTCGGCTACGCCTCGATCATCGTCAACACCGACAGCGAACGTGAACGGGAAGTGCGCCTACTCGACGTGCTGCGCGACCGTGGCGTCGACGGCATCATCCATGCCGCCGTGCTGCGCAGCGACCCGTCGATCGCCCGCGCCGCCGAGGACGGCCTGCCGGTCGTCACGTTGAACCGAAGGGTGGAGAGTTCATCCATTCCCTATGTCATCAATGACGAGGACGGCGGCATCTGCGAGATGCTGCGCCACCTGCGTGCTCTCGGCCACCGACGCATCGCCCACATCGCCGGTCCGCAGGATCTTTCGACCGGCCAACTCCGCCTTGCAGCCTTCCGCACGGCTGCCGCGGACCAGGCGCTTGGCGTGGATGAAAACCTCATCGTCACCGCCACGCGGTTCGACGAGCAGGACGGTGCGCGCTGCATGGCGGCCCTGCTTGCCAGTGGCGTGCCGTTCACCGCCGTGCTCTGCGCCAATGACCGCCTGGCGCTGGGCGCGATCGAGGCACTGCGCGCACGCGGCATCGACTGCCCCCGCGAGATTTCCGTCACCGGCTTCAACGACATGCCGATGCTCGACCTCATCCGCCCGCGGTTGACGACGGTGCGCATAGAACAGTACGGCGCCGGCCAGGTCGCGGCCAAGACGCTGCTGCGCCTGCTGAACGCTGACGATCCCAAGGATGTCCCTGTCGAGACCATTATGCCCGTCGAACTCGTCATCCGCGACAGCACGGCCCCTGCCCCGTCCTAG
- a CDS encoding LysR family transcriptional regulator: MNDYKALRIFLLAAEKRNFAQVARELNMAPAAITRAIAALEDELGVQLFVRTTRQVSLTTDGAVFAAQIQPAIQAIDTARKDVMDAHKVDQGRLRISAPTWFGKAVLPPILSGFRKLYPKINFEISLADGFVNILDQDFDLAIRISSTPSDKFTIWRKVCVIPRVLVAAPESRFTAMDHPGELTPDECLAYSGESRRETWTLSDGSASVEISAGRAFSANNGDMLADMAAEGVGVALLPRFHVAGHLKAGRLVHVLPHWSPPDLWLTLYYPPYQALPPRIAAFSKYFEQHVPAFMSALQ, from the coding sequence ATGAACGATTACAAGGCCCTGCGCATCTTCCTGCTCGCCGCGGAGAAACGAAACTTTGCCCAGGTGGCGCGGGAACTGAACATGGCGCCGGCCGCCATCACGCGGGCGATTGCCGCGCTGGAAGACGAACTCGGCGTCCAGCTCTTCGTGCGCACGACACGGCAGGTGTCGCTGACGACGGACGGCGCGGTCTTCGCAGCGCAGATCCAGCCGGCCATCCAGGCGATCGATACGGCGCGCAAGGATGTGATGGACGCGCACAAGGTGGACCAGGGGCGGCTGCGCATCAGCGCGCCGACCTGGTTCGGCAAGGCGGTGCTGCCGCCGATCCTGTCGGGGTTTCGAAAGCTCTATCCGAAGATCAATTTTGAAATCTCGCTGGCCGACGGCTTCGTCAACATTCTCGACCAGGATTTCGACCTCGCTATCCGCATTTCCTCCACGCCCTCCGACAAGTTCACCATCTGGCGGAAGGTCTGCGTTATCCCTCGCGTGCTCGTCGCCGCACCCGAAAGCCGGTTTACGGCGATGGACCACCCCGGCGAGCTGACGCCGGACGAATGCCTCGCCTATAGCGGCGAGAGCCGGCGTGAAACGTGGACGCTCTCGGACGGCAGCGCGAGTGTCGAGATTTCCGCGGGCCGGGCCTTCAGCGCCAACAATGGTGACATGCTCGCCGATATGGCGGCGGAGGGCGTCGGCGTCGCGTTGCTGCCGCGCTTCCACGTTGCGGGCCACCTGAAGGCCGGCCGGCTGGTGCATGTCCTGCCGCACTGGTCGCCGCCCGACCTTTGGCTCACCCTTTACTACCCGCCCTATCAGGCCCTGCCGCCTCGCATCGCCGCCTTCTCGAAATATTTCGAGCAGCACGTGCCGGCCTTCATGTCTGCATTACAGTAG
- a CDS encoding hydrolase, which produces MSGKLEVLTPQNSQLIFIDQQPQMAFGVQSIDRQVLKNNVVGLAKAAKVFDIPTTITTVETGSFSGHTYPELLAVFPENDILERTSMNSWDDQNVRDALAKNAANGRKKIVVSGLWTEVCNTTFALSAMHDTDYEIYMVADASGGTSLDAHNYAMDRMVQAGVVPVTWQQVLLEWQRDWARKETYDAVTAIVKEHSGAYGMGIDYAVTMVHKGEERVHHGKRIGPNPAK; this is translated from the coding sequence ATGTCCGGCAAACTCGAAGTCCTGACCCCGCAGAACAGCCAGCTCATCTTCATCGACCAGCAGCCGCAGATGGCCTTCGGTGTCCAGTCGATCGACCGCCAGGTGCTGAAGAACAATGTCGTCGGTCTCGCCAAGGCCGCCAAGGTCTTCGACATCCCGACGACGATCACCACCGTCGAGACCGGCTCCTTCTCCGGCCACACCTATCCCGAACTGCTCGCCGTCTTCCCGGAAAACGACATCCTCGAACGCACCTCGATGAACTCCTGGGATGACCAGAACGTGCGCGACGCGCTGGCAAAGAATGCCGCCAACGGCCGCAAGAAGATCGTCGTCTCCGGTCTCTGGACGGAAGTCTGCAACACCACCTTCGCGCTCTCGGCCATGCATGACACCGACTATGAAATCTACATGGTGGCCGATGCGTCCGGCGGCACCTCGCTCGATGCACACAACTACGCCATGGACCGCATGGTGCAGGCCGGTGTCGTGCCGGTGACCTGGCAGCAGGTCCTGCTGGAATGGCAGCGTGACTGGGCCCGCAAGGAAACCTACGATGCCGTCACCGCGATCGTGAAGGAGCATTCCGGCGCCTACGGCATGGGCATCGACTACGCCGTGACCATGGTCCACAAGGGCGAGGAACGCGTCCATCACGGCAAGCGCATCGGCCCCAACCCGGCAAAGTGA
- a CDS encoding DoxX family protein, with amino-acid sequence MLFSTKQFAPYLLSVMRMVSALVLFSYGTQKIIGFPADDGGPPPGSLPWIAGLLELVLGFSLLVGFKIRLSAFILSGLMAFAYFLRHAPQGFYPAQNGGTAAILFCFVFLYLASAGGGPLSLDAVRIKSRV; translated from the coding sequence ATGCTTTTTTCGACCAAACAGTTCGCGCCCTATTTGCTCAGCGTCATGAGGATGGTGTCCGCCCTCGTGCTCTTCAGCTACGGAACACAGAAGATCATCGGCTTTCCGGCAGACGACGGCGGGCCGCCGCCCGGTTCCCTGCCCTGGATTGCCGGGCTCCTCGAACTCGTTCTCGGCTTTTCCCTGCTGGTCGGCTTCAAGATCCGCCTTTCGGCCTTCATTCTCTCCGGCCTCATGGCCTTTGCCTATTTCCTGCGCCATGCGCCGCAAGGCTTCTATCCGGCCCAGAACGGCGGCACGGCGGCGATTCTGTTCTGTTTCGTGTTTCTCTATCTTGCGTCAGCCGGCGGTGGTCCGCTCAGCCTCGACGCCGTGCGCATCAAAAGCAGGGTTTGA